One Ricinus communis isolate WT05 ecotype wild-type chromosome 7, ASM1957865v1, whole genome shotgun sequence genomic region harbors:
- the LOC8264263 gene encoding thioredoxin-like protein YLS8: MSYLLPHLHSGWAVDQAILAEEERLVVIRFGHDWDETCMQMDEVLASVAETIKNFAVIYLVDITEVPDFNTMYELYDPSTVMFFFRNKHIMIDLGTGNNNKINWALKDKQEFIDIVETVYRGARKGRGLVIAPKDYSTKYRY, translated from the exons ATGTCGTACCTGCTTCCACACTTGCACTCAGGATGGGCCGTCGATCAGGCCATCTTGGCCGAGGAAGAGCGTCTTGTTGTCATCCGATTCGGCCACGACTGGGACGAGACCTGCATGCAG atGGATGAAGTTTTGGCCTCAGTTGCTGAGACAATAAAGAACTTTGCTGTCATATACCTTGTGGACATCACAGAGGTGCCTGATTTTAACACAATGTATGAGCTTTATGATCCATCCACGGTCATGTTCTTCTTTAGGAACAAGCACATTATGATTGATCTTGGTACTGGaaataacaacaaaatcaATTGGGCTCTCAAGGACAAGCAGGAGTTTATTGACATTGTTGAGACTGTGTACCGTGGGGCAAGAAAGGGCCGTGGTTTGGTTATTGCTCCTAAAGATTACTCCACCAAGTATCGCTACTAA
- the LOC8264270 gene encoding pentatricopeptide repeat-containing protein At5g39680: protein MLRLPIKLLKLSTDAKNLKNGKMIHAHLIITNQTTKIHIFEMNSLVNFYAKCDQVLIARKLFDNMQQRNVVSWSALMAGYLHNGFSLEVISLLKHMIAESDISPNEYIFATALSSCSDSGRIEVGIQCHGFAFKSGLVFHQYVRNALIHMYSKCLTIQEAMRISDSVPRNDIFAYNSVLIGLMENGYLMEGLEILRKMVIENVEWDIVTYVNVFGLCACLKNLKLGLQVHGRMLMSNVKCDAYVNSAAINMYGRCGDALNAHRVFDGLQNQNVVLWTAAITAYFHNGCFEKALNLFAKMQFEDTRANEITFAVLLNASAGLSALRHGHLLHACIEKSGFKDHIIVGNALINMYAKGGIIKSAYIIFSDMINRDVITWNAMICGYSHHGLGKDALRVFQEMLASEEHPNYVTFVGILSACSHLGMVQEGFYYLNYLMKQNAIEPGLEHYTCILGLLSRAGRLDDAWNFMKSIPVQWDAVAWRTLLNACHVHQNYDLGMRVAELVLQMDSNDVGTYILLSNMYAKTKRWDGVVKMRKLMRDINIKKEPGVSWIEIRNAAHIFLSEDFKHPEYHQIYSKVKELLTMIKPLGYVPHNGAVLHDVEDEQKDDYLSYHSEKLAIAYGLMRMPSGSPIIVIKNLRMCEDCHMAVKLISKATNREIIVRDTNRFHHFHDGCCSCADYW from the coding sequence ATGCTGAGGTTGCCTATAAAGCTCTTAAAACTATCAACTGATGCTAAAAACCTTAAAAATGGTAAGATGATCCATGCCCATTTAATCATAACTAACCAAACCACCAAAATCCACATTTTTGAAATGAATTCCTTAGTGAACTTTTATGCAAAATGTGACCAAGTTTTGATTGCCCGTAAGCTATTTGATAATATGCAGCAGAGAAACGTGGTTTCTTGGAGTGCTTTGATGGCTGGATATTTACATAATGGCTTTTCGTTGGAAGTAATTAGCTTGCTGAAACATATGATTGCCGAGAGCGATATAAGCCcgaatgaatatatttttgctACTGCACTGTCTTCATGCTCTGATAGTGGAAGAATTGAGGTGGGCATACAATGTCATGGTTTTGCATTCAAGTCCGGCTTGGTGTTTCATCAGTATGTAAGGAATGCTCTTATACATATGTATTCAAAGTGTTTGACAATACAAGAGGCTATGAGGATTTCCGATTCAGTGCCTAGAAATGATATCTTTGCCTATAACTCAGTTCTGATTGGTCTTATGGAAAATGGGTATTTGATGGAAGGTTTAGAAATTTTGAGGAAGATGGTAATTGAGAATGTGGAGTGGGATATTGTTACTTATGTTAATGTTTTTGGACTTTGTGCTtgtcttaaaaatttaaaattaggttTGCAAGTTCATGGTAGGATGTTGATGTCTAATGTTAAATGTGATGCTTATGTTAACAGTGCAGCAATTAACATGTATGGCAGATGTGGAGATGCTTTAAACGCACATAGAGTTTTTGATGGATTGCAAAATCAAAATGTGGTGTTGTGGACAGCAGCTATAACTGCTTATTTCCATAATGGTTGCTTTGAGAAAGCATTAAATTTGTTTGCTAAAATGCAATTTGAAGACACAAGAGCCAATGAGATCACTTTTGCTGTCTTATTGAATGCTAGTGCAGGGTTGTCTGCTCTAAGACATGGACACTTGCTACATGCATGCATTGAGAAGTCAGGTTTTAAGGATCATATCATTGTTGGAAATGCTTTGATCAATATGTATGCTAAGGGTGGCATCATTAAATCGGCATATATCATATTTTCAGATATGATAAATCGAGATGTCATTACTTGGAATGCAATGATATGTGGGTATTCACATCATGGGCTAGGTAAGGATGCTCTTCGAGTTTTTCAAGAAATGTTAGCTTCAGAAGAGCATCCTAACTATGTAACTTTTGTAGGGATTCTATCTGCATGTAGTCATCTTGGGATGGTGCAAGAGGGTTTCTACTATCTGAACTACTTAATGAAACAGAATGCTATTGAACCTGGATTGGAGCACTATACATGTATCCTTGGCCTTCTGAGCAGGGCTGGACGACTTGATGATGCTTGGAATTTTATGAAGTCTATACCTGTACAATGGGATGCTGTTGCCTGGCGTACTTTACTTAATGCTTGTCATGTCCATCAAAACTATGATTTGGGAATGCGTGTTGCAGAATTGGTCCTACAGATGGATTCTAATGATGTGGGAACATATATCCTCTTATCTAATATGTATGCCAAGACAAAGAGGTGGGATGGAGTTGTCAAGATGCGGAAATTAATGAGGGACATAAACATTAAGAAAGAACCTGGGGTGAGCTGGATAGAGATAAGAAATGCCgctcatatttttctttcagaaGACTTTAAGCATCCGGAGTACCATCAGATTTATTCAAAAGTAAAGGAACTATTGACTATGATTAAGCCATTGGGATATGTTCCACATAATGGTGCCGTACTGCATGATGTAGAGGATGAGCAGAAGGATGATTATCTTAGTTATCACAGTGAGAAGTTAGCCATTGCATATGGTCTCATGAGAATGCCTTCTGGATCACCCATcattgtaatcaagaaccttAGGATGTGTGAAGATTGCCACATGGCAGTAAAACTCATTTCAAAGGCTACAAACAGGGAGATCATTGTTAGAGATACCAACCGTTTCCATCATTTCCATGATGGATGTTGTTCTTGTGCTGATTATTGGTGA